In one Dermochelys coriacea isolate rDerCor1 chromosome 20, rDerCor1.pri.v4, whole genome shotgun sequence genomic region, the following are encoded:
- the TNPO2 gene encoding transportin-2 isoform X2, with amino-acid sequence MDPGPVPLSGLRAGGSWPQGCGKMGPSSFPPAQMAPCKLQLCTMDWQPDEQGLQQVLQLLKDSQSPNTATQRVVQDKLKQLNQFPDFNNYLIFVLTRLKSEDEPTRSLSGLILKNNVKAHYQSFPQPVAEFIKQECLNNIGDASSLIRATIGILITTIASKGELQMWPELLPQLCNLLNSEDYNTCEGAFGALQKICEDSSELLDSDALNRPLNIMIPKFLQFFKHCSPKIRSHAIACVNQFIMDRAQALMDNIDTFIEHLFALAVDEDPEVRKNVCRALVMLLEVRIDRLIPHMHSIIQYMLQRTQDNDENVALEACEFWLTLAEQPICKEVLSSHLVQLIPILVNGMKYSEIDIILLKGDVEEDEAIPDSEQDIKPRFHKSRTVTLQHEEDRTQDDEDGEDEDDDDDTLSDWNLRKCSAAALDVLANVFRDELLPHLLPLLKGLLFHPEWVIKESGILVLGAIAEGCMQGMVPYLPELIPHLIQCLSDKKALVRSIACWTLSRYAHWVVSQPPDMHLKPLMTELLKRILDSNKRVQEAACSAFATLEEEACTELVPYLSFILDTLVFAFGKYQHKNLLILYDAIGTLADSVGHHLNQPEYIQKLMPPLIQKWNELKDEDKDLFPLLECLSSVATALQSGFLPYCEPVYQRCVTLVQKTLAQAMMYNQQPDQYEAPDKDFMIVALDLLSGLAEGLGCHVEQLVARSNIMTLLFQCMQDTMPEVRQSSFALLGDLTKACFMHVKPCIAEFMPILGTNLNPEFISVCNNATWAIGEICMQMGAEMQPYVQMVLNNLVEIINRPNTPKTLLENTAITIGRLGYVCPQEVAPMLQQFIRPWCTSLRNIRDNEEKDSAFRGICMMIGVNPGGVVQDFIFFCDAVASWVSPKDDLRDMFYKILHGFKDQVGEENWQQFSEQFPPLLKERLAAFYGV; translated from the exons TTACAGCTCTGCACCATGGATTGGCAGCCAGATGAGCAGGGACTACAGCAAGTGCTGCAGTTACTCAAAGATTCCCAGTCTCCTAACACTGCCACGCAGCGGGTTGTCCAAGAT AAACTGAAGCAATTGAACCAATTCCCCGACTTCAATAACTACCTGATATTTGTATTGACACGGCTGAAATCGGAAG ATGAACCGACTCGCTCGCTCAGTGGGCTGATCCTGAAGAACAATGTGAAGGCACACTACCAGAGCTTCCCCCAGCCCGTGGCAGAGTTCATTAAACAGGAATGTCTGAACAACATTGGCGACGCTTCCTCTCTTATCCGAGCCACTATTG GGATTCTCATTACCACCATAGCTTCCAAGGGGGAGCTTCAGATGTGGCCAGAGCTCCTGCCGCAGCTATGCAACTTGCTGAACTCTGAAGACTACAACACGTGTGAG GGGGCCTTTGGTGCCTTGCAGAAGATCTGTGAGGATTCTTCCGAACTCCTGGACAGCGATGCTCTGAATCGACCCCTGAACATCATGATTCCAAAATTCCTTCAGTTCTTCAAGCACTGCAGCCCCAAGATCAG GTCCCATGCCATCGCCTGTGTGAATCAGTTCATCATGGACCGAGCTCAGGCACTGATGGATAACATTGACACCTTCATCGAG CACTTGTTCGCTCTGGCGGTGGACGAAGACCCCGAGGTTCGGAAGAACGTCTGCCGAGCGCTGGTGATGCTGCTAGAGGTCCGGATCGATCGTCTGATCCCTCATATGCACAGTATCATTCAG TACATGCTGCAGAGGACCCAGGACAATGACGAGAACGTGGCCTTGGAAGCCTGCGAGTTCTGGCTGACGCTAGCTGAGCAGCCCATCTGCAAAGAGGTGCTGTCCTCGCATCTAGTGCA ATTGATTCCGATCTTGGTGAATGGAATGAAATACTCTGAAATCGATATCATATTGCTAAAG GGTGATGTGGAAGAGGACGAGGCCATCCCAGACAGCGAGCAGGACATCAAGCCCCGCTTCCACAAGTCACGCACCGTCACCCTGCAGCACGAGGAGGACCGGACGCAGGATGATGAGGATGGGGAGGATGAGGACGATGACGATGACACGCTGTCGGACTGGAACCTGA GGAAGTGTTCGGCTGCAGCCCTGGATGTCCTGGCCAACGTGTTCAGAGACGAGCTcctcccacacctcctcccactgCTCAAGGGGCTGCTCTTCCACCCCGAGTGGGTCATCAAAGAGTCTGGGATTCTAGTCCTGGGGGCCATTGCTGAAG GCTGCATGCAGGGCATGGTGCCCTACCTTCCCGAGCTCATCCCGCACCTGATCCAGTGCCTCTCGGACAAGAAGGCCCTAGTGCGCTCCATCGCCTGCTGGACCCTCAGCCGCTACGCCCACTGGGTGGTGAGCCAGCCCCCCGACATGCACCTCAAGCCGCTGATGACGGAGCTGCTCAAACGCATCCTCGACAGCAACAAGAGGGTACAGGAGGCAGCCTGCAG CGCCTTTGCAACGCTGGAGGAGGAGGCTTGCACGGAGCTGGTCCCTTACCTCAGCTTCATCCTGGACACCCTGGTGTTTGCCTTCGGGAAATACCAGCACAAGAACCTACTAATCCTGTATGATGCAATTGGCACCCTCGCCGATTCTGTGGGGCATCACCTAAACCAGCCG GAGTATATACAGAAGCTGATGCCCCCTCTGATCCAGAAGTGGAATGAACTGAAGGATGAGGACAAGGATCTCTTCCCTCTGTTAGAA TGCTTATCGTCCGTAGCAACCGCTCTCCAGAGTGGCTTCCTTCCATACTGTGAACCCGTTTACCAGCGCTGTGTGACGCTGGTGCAGAAAACACTCGCGCAGGCCATG ATGTACAATCAGCAACCGGACCAGTACGAGGCTCCCGACAAAGACTTCATGATCGTGGCCCTGGATCTGCTGAGCGGCTTGGCAGAGGGCTTAGGATGCCATGTGGAGCAGCTGGTGGCCAGAAGCAACATCATGACGCTGCTCTTCCAGTGCATGCAG GACACCATGCCGGAGGTTCGGCAGAGCTCCTTCGCCCTCTTGGGAGATCTCACCAAAGCCTGCTTCATGCACGTCAAGCCCTGTATCG CTGAGTTCATGCCTATCCTGGGCACCAACCTGAACCCGGAGTTTATCTCTGTGTGCAATAACGCTACCTGGGCCATCGGGGAGATCTGCATGCAGATGG GGGCGGAAATGCAGCCATATGTCCAGATGGTCCTGAACAACCTAGTGGAGATTATTAACCGGCCAAACACTCCCAAAACACTGCTGGAGAACACAG CCATCACCATCGGACGCCTGGGTTATGTTTGCCCTCAAGAAGTCGCGCCGATGCTACAGCAGTTTATCAGACCCTG GTGTACATCTCTACGGAACATCCGTGATAACGAAGAGAAGGACTCTGCCTTCCGCGGCATCTGCATGATGATTGGGGTGAATCCCGGCGGAGTCGTGCAG GactttattttcttctgtgaTGCTGTTGCTTCGTGGGTGAGCCCAAAGGATGATCTGAGGGACATGTTTTATAAG ATTCTTCATGGCTTCAAAGACCAAGTTGGTGAGGAGAACTGGCAGCAGTTCTCGGAGCAGTTCCCTCCTCTGCTGAAGGAGAGGCTAGCTGCATTCTATGGGGTCTAG
- the TNPO2 gene encoding transportin-2 isoform X1 produces MAPCKITLTTCLILKLGEAGEGDLGLDQQGLLQLCTMDWQPDEQGLQQVLQLLKDSQSPNTATQRVVQDKLKQLNQFPDFNNYLIFVLTRLKSEDEPTRSLSGLILKNNVKAHYQSFPQPVAEFIKQECLNNIGDASSLIRATIGILITTIASKGELQMWPELLPQLCNLLNSEDYNTCEGAFGALQKICEDSSELLDSDALNRPLNIMIPKFLQFFKHCSPKIRSHAIACVNQFIMDRAQALMDNIDTFIEHLFALAVDEDPEVRKNVCRALVMLLEVRIDRLIPHMHSIIQYMLQRTQDNDENVALEACEFWLTLAEQPICKEVLSSHLVQLIPILVNGMKYSEIDIILLKGDVEEDEAIPDSEQDIKPRFHKSRTVTLQHEEDRTQDDEDGEDEDDDDDTLSDWNLRKCSAAALDVLANVFRDELLPHLLPLLKGLLFHPEWVIKESGILVLGAIAEGCMQGMVPYLPELIPHLIQCLSDKKALVRSIACWTLSRYAHWVVSQPPDMHLKPLMTELLKRILDSNKRVQEAACSAFATLEEEACTELVPYLSFILDTLVFAFGKYQHKNLLILYDAIGTLADSVGHHLNQPEYIQKLMPPLIQKWNELKDEDKDLFPLLECLSSVATALQSGFLPYCEPVYQRCVTLVQKTLAQAMMYNQQPDQYEAPDKDFMIVALDLLSGLAEGLGCHVEQLVARSNIMTLLFQCMQDTMPEVRQSSFALLGDLTKACFMHVKPCIAEFMPILGTNLNPEFISVCNNATWAIGEICMQMGAEMQPYVQMVLNNLVEIINRPNTPKTLLENTAITIGRLGYVCPQEVAPMLQQFIRPWCTSLRNIRDNEEKDSAFRGICMMIGVNPGGVVQDFIFFCDAVASWVSPKDDLRDMFYKILHGFKDQVGEENWQQFSEQFPPLLKERLAAFYGV; encoded by the exons TTACAGCTCTGCACCATGGATTGGCAGCCAGATGAGCAGGGACTACAGCAAGTGCTGCAGTTACTCAAAGATTCCCAGTCTCCTAACACTGCCACGCAGCGGGTTGTCCAAGAT AAACTGAAGCAATTGAACCAATTCCCCGACTTCAATAACTACCTGATATTTGTATTGACACGGCTGAAATCGGAAG ATGAACCGACTCGCTCGCTCAGTGGGCTGATCCTGAAGAACAATGTGAAGGCACACTACCAGAGCTTCCCCCAGCCCGTGGCAGAGTTCATTAAACAGGAATGTCTGAACAACATTGGCGACGCTTCCTCTCTTATCCGAGCCACTATTG GGATTCTCATTACCACCATAGCTTCCAAGGGGGAGCTTCAGATGTGGCCAGAGCTCCTGCCGCAGCTATGCAACTTGCTGAACTCTGAAGACTACAACACGTGTGAG GGGGCCTTTGGTGCCTTGCAGAAGATCTGTGAGGATTCTTCCGAACTCCTGGACAGCGATGCTCTGAATCGACCCCTGAACATCATGATTCCAAAATTCCTTCAGTTCTTCAAGCACTGCAGCCCCAAGATCAG GTCCCATGCCATCGCCTGTGTGAATCAGTTCATCATGGACCGAGCTCAGGCACTGATGGATAACATTGACACCTTCATCGAG CACTTGTTCGCTCTGGCGGTGGACGAAGACCCCGAGGTTCGGAAGAACGTCTGCCGAGCGCTGGTGATGCTGCTAGAGGTCCGGATCGATCGTCTGATCCCTCATATGCACAGTATCATTCAG TACATGCTGCAGAGGACCCAGGACAATGACGAGAACGTGGCCTTGGAAGCCTGCGAGTTCTGGCTGACGCTAGCTGAGCAGCCCATCTGCAAAGAGGTGCTGTCCTCGCATCTAGTGCA ATTGATTCCGATCTTGGTGAATGGAATGAAATACTCTGAAATCGATATCATATTGCTAAAG GGTGATGTGGAAGAGGACGAGGCCATCCCAGACAGCGAGCAGGACATCAAGCCCCGCTTCCACAAGTCACGCACCGTCACCCTGCAGCACGAGGAGGACCGGACGCAGGATGATGAGGATGGGGAGGATGAGGACGATGACGATGACACGCTGTCGGACTGGAACCTGA GGAAGTGTTCGGCTGCAGCCCTGGATGTCCTGGCCAACGTGTTCAGAGACGAGCTcctcccacacctcctcccactgCTCAAGGGGCTGCTCTTCCACCCCGAGTGGGTCATCAAAGAGTCTGGGATTCTAGTCCTGGGGGCCATTGCTGAAG GCTGCATGCAGGGCATGGTGCCCTACCTTCCCGAGCTCATCCCGCACCTGATCCAGTGCCTCTCGGACAAGAAGGCCCTAGTGCGCTCCATCGCCTGCTGGACCCTCAGCCGCTACGCCCACTGGGTGGTGAGCCAGCCCCCCGACATGCACCTCAAGCCGCTGATGACGGAGCTGCTCAAACGCATCCTCGACAGCAACAAGAGGGTACAGGAGGCAGCCTGCAG CGCCTTTGCAACGCTGGAGGAGGAGGCTTGCACGGAGCTGGTCCCTTACCTCAGCTTCATCCTGGACACCCTGGTGTTTGCCTTCGGGAAATACCAGCACAAGAACCTACTAATCCTGTATGATGCAATTGGCACCCTCGCCGATTCTGTGGGGCATCACCTAAACCAGCCG GAGTATATACAGAAGCTGATGCCCCCTCTGATCCAGAAGTGGAATGAACTGAAGGATGAGGACAAGGATCTCTTCCCTCTGTTAGAA TGCTTATCGTCCGTAGCAACCGCTCTCCAGAGTGGCTTCCTTCCATACTGTGAACCCGTTTACCAGCGCTGTGTGACGCTGGTGCAGAAAACACTCGCGCAGGCCATG ATGTACAATCAGCAACCGGACCAGTACGAGGCTCCCGACAAAGACTTCATGATCGTGGCCCTGGATCTGCTGAGCGGCTTGGCAGAGGGCTTAGGATGCCATGTGGAGCAGCTGGTGGCCAGAAGCAACATCATGACGCTGCTCTTCCAGTGCATGCAG GACACCATGCCGGAGGTTCGGCAGAGCTCCTTCGCCCTCTTGGGAGATCTCACCAAAGCCTGCTTCATGCACGTCAAGCCCTGTATCG CTGAGTTCATGCCTATCCTGGGCACCAACCTGAACCCGGAGTTTATCTCTGTGTGCAATAACGCTACCTGGGCCATCGGGGAGATCTGCATGCAGATGG GGGCGGAAATGCAGCCATATGTCCAGATGGTCCTGAACAACCTAGTGGAGATTATTAACCGGCCAAACACTCCCAAAACACTGCTGGAGAACACAG CCATCACCATCGGACGCCTGGGTTATGTTTGCCCTCAAGAAGTCGCGCCGATGCTACAGCAGTTTATCAGACCCTG GTGTACATCTCTACGGAACATCCGTGATAACGAAGAGAAGGACTCTGCCTTCCGCGGCATCTGCATGATGATTGGGGTGAATCCCGGCGGAGTCGTGCAG GactttattttcttctgtgaTGCTGTTGCTTCGTGGGTGAGCCCAAAGGATGATCTGAGGGACATGTTTTATAAG ATTCTTCATGGCTTCAAAGACCAAGTTGGTGAGGAGAACTGGCAGCAGTTCTCGGAGCAGTTCCCTCCTCTGCTGAAGGAGAGGCTAGCTGCATTCTATGGGGTCTAG
- the TNPO2 gene encoding transportin-2 isoform X3 has protein sequence MDWQPDEQGLQQVLQLLKDSQSPNTATQRVVQDKLKQLNQFPDFNNYLIFVLTRLKSEDEPTRSLSGLILKNNVKAHYQSFPQPVAEFIKQECLNNIGDASSLIRATIGILITTIASKGELQMWPELLPQLCNLLNSEDYNTCEGAFGALQKICEDSSELLDSDALNRPLNIMIPKFLQFFKHCSPKIRSHAIACVNQFIMDRAQALMDNIDTFIEHLFALAVDEDPEVRKNVCRALVMLLEVRIDRLIPHMHSIIQYMLQRTQDNDENVALEACEFWLTLAEQPICKEVLSSHLVQLIPILVNGMKYSEIDIILLKGDVEEDEAIPDSEQDIKPRFHKSRTVTLQHEEDRTQDDEDGEDEDDDDDTLSDWNLRKCSAAALDVLANVFRDELLPHLLPLLKGLLFHPEWVIKESGILVLGAIAEGCMQGMVPYLPELIPHLIQCLSDKKALVRSIACWTLSRYAHWVVSQPPDMHLKPLMTELLKRILDSNKRVQEAACSAFATLEEEACTELVPYLSFILDTLVFAFGKYQHKNLLILYDAIGTLADSVGHHLNQPEYIQKLMPPLIQKWNELKDEDKDLFPLLECLSSVATALQSGFLPYCEPVYQRCVTLVQKTLAQAMMYNQQPDQYEAPDKDFMIVALDLLSGLAEGLGCHVEQLVARSNIMTLLFQCMQDTMPEVRQSSFALLGDLTKACFMHVKPCIAEFMPILGTNLNPEFISVCNNATWAIGEICMQMGAEMQPYVQMVLNNLVEIINRPNTPKTLLENTAITIGRLGYVCPQEVAPMLQQFIRPWCTSLRNIRDNEEKDSAFRGICMMIGVNPGGVVQDFIFFCDAVASWVSPKDDLRDMFYKILHGFKDQVGEENWQQFSEQFPPLLKERLAAFYGV, from the exons ATGGATTGGCAGCCAGATGAGCAGGGACTACAGCAAGTGCTGCAGTTACTCAAAGATTCCCAGTCTCCTAACACTGCCACGCAGCGGGTTGTCCAAGAT AAACTGAAGCAATTGAACCAATTCCCCGACTTCAATAACTACCTGATATTTGTATTGACACGGCTGAAATCGGAAG ATGAACCGACTCGCTCGCTCAGTGGGCTGATCCTGAAGAACAATGTGAAGGCACACTACCAGAGCTTCCCCCAGCCCGTGGCAGAGTTCATTAAACAGGAATGTCTGAACAACATTGGCGACGCTTCCTCTCTTATCCGAGCCACTATTG GGATTCTCATTACCACCATAGCTTCCAAGGGGGAGCTTCAGATGTGGCCAGAGCTCCTGCCGCAGCTATGCAACTTGCTGAACTCTGAAGACTACAACACGTGTGAG GGGGCCTTTGGTGCCTTGCAGAAGATCTGTGAGGATTCTTCCGAACTCCTGGACAGCGATGCTCTGAATCGACCCCTGAACATCATGATTCCAAAATTCCTTCAGTTCTTCAAGCACTGCAGCCCCAAGATCAG GTCCCATGCCATCGCCTGTGTGAATCAGTTCATCATGGACCGAGCTCAGGCACTGATGGATAACATTGACACCTTCATCGAG CACTTGTTCGCTCTGGCGGTGGACGAAGACCCCGAGGTTCGGAAGAACGTCTGCCGAGCGCTGGTGATGCTGCTAGAGGTCCGGATCGATCGTCTGATCCCTCATATGCACAGTATCATTCAG TACATGCTGCAGAGGACCCAGGACAATGACGAGAACGTGGCCTTGGAAGCCTGCGAGTTCTGGCTGACGCTAGCTGAGCAGCCCATCTGCAAAGAGGTGCTGTCCTCGCATCTAGTGCA ATTGATTCCGATCTTGGTGAATGGAATGAAATACTCTGAAATCGATATCATATTGCTAAAG GGTGATGTGGAAGAGGACGAGGCCATCCCAGACAGCGAGCAGGACATCAAGCCCCGCTTCCACAAGTCACGCACCGTCACCCTGCAGCACGAGGAGGACCGGACGCAGGATGATGAGGATGGGGAGGATGAGGACGATGACGATGACACGCTGTCGGACTGGAACCTGA GGAAGTGTTCGGCTGCAGCCCTGGATGTCCTGGCCAACGTGTTCAGAGACGAGCTcctcccacacctcctcccactgCTCAAGGGGCTGCTCTTCCACCCCGAGTGGGTCATCAAAGAGTCTGGGATTCTAGTCCTGGGGGCCATTGCTGAAG GCTGCATGCAGGGCATGGTGCCCTACCTTCCCGAGCTCATCCCGCACCTGATCCAGTGCCTCTCGGACAAGAAGGCCCTAGTGCGCTCCATCGCCTGCTGGACCCTCAGCCGCTACGCCCACTGGGTGGTGAGCCAGCCCCCCGACATGCACCTCAAGCCGCTGATGACGGAGCTGCTCAAACGCATCCTCGACAGCAACAAGAGGGTACAGGAGGCAGCCTGCAG CGCCTTTGCAACGCTGGAGGAGGAGGCTTGCACGGAGCTGGTCCCTTACCTCAGCTTCATCCTGGACACCCTGGTGTTTGCCTTCGGGAAATACCAGCACAAGAACCTACTAATCCTGTATGATGCAATTGGCACCCTCGCCGATTCTGTGGGGCATCACCTAAACCAGCCG GAGTATATACAGAAGCTGATGCCCCCTCTGATCCAGAAGTGGAATGAACTGAAGGATGAGGACAAGGATCTCTTCCCTCTGTTAGAA TGCTTATCGTCCGTAGCAACCGCTCTCCAGAGTGGCTTCCTTCCATACTGTGAACCCGTTTACCAGCGCTGTGTGACGCTGGTGCAGAAAACACTCGCGCAGGCCATG ATGTACAATCAGCAACCGGACCAGTACGAGGCTCCCGACAAAGACTTCATGATCGTGGCCCTGGATCTGCTGAGCGGCTTGGCAGAGGGCTTAGGATGCCATGTGGAGCAGCTGGTGGCCAGAAGCAACATCATGACGCTGCTCTTCCAGTGCATGCAG GACACCATGCCGGAGGTTCGGCAGAGCTCCTTCGCCCTCTTGGGAGATCTCACCAAAGCCTGCTTCATGCACGTCAAGCCCTGTATCG CTGAGTTCATGCCTATCCTGGGCACCAACCTGAACCCGGAGTTTATCTCTGTGTGCAATAACGCTACCTGGGCCATCGGGGAGATCTGCATGCAGATGG GGGCGGAAATGCAGCCATATGTCCAGATGGTCCTGAACAACCTAGTGGAGATTATTAACCGGCCAAACACTCCCAAAACACTGCTGGAGAACACAG CCATCACCATCGGACGCCTGGGTTATGTTTGCCCTCAAGAAGTCGCGCCGATGCTACAGCAGTTTATCAGACCCTG GTGTACATCTCTACGGAACATCCGTGATAACGAAGAGAAGGACTCTGCCTTCCGCGGCATCTGCATGATGATTGGGGTGAATCCCGGCGGAGTCGTGCAG GactttattttcttctgtgaTGCTGTTGCTTCGTGGGTGAGCCCAAAGGATGATCTGAGGGACATGTTTTATAAG ATTCTTCATGGCTTCAAAGACCAAGTTGGTGAGGAGAACTGGCAGCAGTTCTCGGAGCAGTTCCCTCCTCTGCTGAAGGAGAGGCTAGCTGCATTCTATGGGGTCTAG